From the Amycolatopsis thermoflava N1165 genome, one window contains:
- a CDS encoding response regulator, whose protein sequence is MIRVVLADDQALVRAGFRVLLETEDGFEVCGEAADGAQALALAREHRPDVVVMDIRMPGVDGLTATREITGDPDLAEVKVLVLTTFDVDEYVFQALRSGASGFLLKDTDPVELLRALRVVAAGEALLAPTVTRRLISEFVGRPENRRIDAGAVQRITDREREVLALVAGGLSNDEIAAQLVISTATARTHVSRIMTKLGARDRAQLVVLAYESGLVTPRGSR, encoded by the coding sequence ATGATCCGCGTCGTGCTCGCCGACGACCAGGCGCTGGTGCGCGCCGGGTTCCGCGTGCTGCTGGAGACCGAGGACGGGTTCGAGGTCTGCGGCGAGGCCGCGGACGGTGCGCAAGCGCTTGCCCTGGCGCGGGAACACCGCCCGGACGTGGTGGTCATGGACATCCGGATGCCCGGTGTCGACGGCCTCACTGCGACCCGCGAGATCACCGGCGACCCGGACCTGGCCGAGGTGAAGGTGCTGGTCCTGACCACCTTCGACGTCGACGAGTACGTGTTCCAGGCGCTGCGCTCGGGCGCCAGCGGGTTCCTGCTGAAGGACACCGACCCGGTCGAGCTGCTCCGCGCGCTGCGGGTGGTCGCCGCCGGCGAGGCACTGCTCGCGCCGACCGTCACCCGCAGGCTGATCAGCGAGTTCGTCGGCCGCCCGGAGAACCGGCGCATCGACGCCGGCGCGGTCCAGCGGATCACCGACCGGGAACGCGAGGTGCTGGCGCTGGTCGCGGGCGGGCTGTCCAACGACGAGATCGCCGCGCAGCTGGTGATCTCCACGGCCACCGCGCGCACGCACGTCAGCCGCATCATGACGAAACTCGGCGCGCGGGACCGCGCCCAGCTCGTCGTGCTCGCCTACGAGTCCGGCTTGGTCACGCCGCGTGGCTCACGGTGA
- a CDS encoding sensor histidine kinase encodes MDVVLTLVPLGFVLGTTTVAGRVQHHPLDLTGYLWLTAAALPLFAVRRAPLPVFVVTAALTWVYYSTDHPGGPAVVVPTIALFVLTRARGPLVAGIAGSAVILAGLVVYFARGGELVLDARAGLFVVWLVAVLGIGTAVRNRVAARLAAEQEAAERQSRLAEQERLRIAREVHDVVAHSLAMINVQAGVAVHVADRRPDQAVAALQAIKEASATALADLRATVAVLRSGQGLGPAPSLKQLGELLDHTRATGLTVRVHGSPGDLPAPVDGAAYRILQESLTNVVRHANQPRTVDIRFTRRDGQFRLVVRDDGRGAETPTVGNGLRGMQERAAALGGKAEARAVDGGFEVRAELPLEET; translated from the coding sequence GTGGACGTGGTGCTGACCCTCGTCCCGCTGGGGTTCGTCCTCGGGACGACCACCGTGGCCGGCCGGGTGCAGCACCACCCGCTCGACCTGACCGGCTACCTGTGGCTCACCGCGGCCGCGTTGCCGTTGTTCGCCGTGCGGCGGGCGCCGTTGCCGGTCTTCGTCGTCACCGCCGCGCTGACCTGGGTCTACTACAGCACGGACCACCCGGGCGGCCCGGCGGTCGTGGTGCCGACCATCGCGCTGTTCGTGCTCACCCGCGCCCGTGGACCGCTCGTCGCGGGCATCGCCGGGTCGGCCGTCATCCTGGCCGGGCTGGTCGTCTACTTCGCCCGCGGCGGCGAACTCGTGCTCGACGCCCGCGCCGGGCTGTTCGTCGTCTGGCTGGTGGCCGTCCTCGGCATCGGCACCGCCGTCCGCAACCGTGTCGCGGCCAGGCTCGCCGCCGAGCAGGAGGCCGCCGAACGGCAGTCCCGCCTGGCCGAGCAGGAGCGGCTGCGCATCGCCCGCGAGGTGCACGACGTCGTCGCCCACAGCCTGGCCATGATCAACGTCCAGGCCGGTGTCGCGGTGCACGTCGCGGACCGGCGGCCGGACCAGGCCGTCGCCGCGCTGCAGGCGATCAAGGAGGCCAGCGCCACCGCGCTCGCCGACCTGCGCGCCACCGTCGCCGTGCTGCGCTCCGGTCAGGGCCTCGGGCCGGCGCCCAGCCTGAAACAGCTCGGCGAACTGCTCGACCACACCCGCGCGACCGGCCTGACCGTCCGCGTCCACGGCTCGCCCGGCGACCTGCCCGCCCCGGTCGACGGCGCGGCCTACCGCATCCTGCAGGAGTCGCTCACCAACGTCGTCCGGCACGCCAACCAGCCCCGCACCGTCGACATCCGCTTCACCCGCCGCGACGGGCAGTTCCGGCTCGTGGTGCGGGACGACGGCCGCGGCGCGGAAACCCCCACCGTCGGCAACGGCCTGCGGGGGATGCAGGAACGCGCCGCCGCGCTCGGCGGCAAGGCCGAGGCCCGCGCGGTCGACGGCGGTTTCGAGGTCCGCGCGGAACTACCCCTGGAGGAGACATGA
- a CDS encoding RHS repeat-associated core domain-containing protein, with product MTEGNPLVAAPVSTTTGVTGIGILESAQDLSNGIKDGSWVEGGLGALGTGLEVLSMVIDPLGTLAQYGVAWLIEHVRPLKEALDWLAGDPPVIQSFADTWANVAAEVGTIAGDLGNEVNNGTAGWSGQAADTYRGAGAEQADALAGAAALADGISSGVMIMGTVVGFVREMVRDIVAELVGKLITWALEAACTLGFATPLIAAQATTAISSAVTRIADFIRKLVKTIGNVSPRISRIISKLDEIIQQLTKIGRKLGGDGTTPSAAHGGGGKVDTPDLNSPDTPDSPDGVDGTPGTPGTGRSGDGSGSPLRQDAEDPDLRSQEPVGRCGRREPIDMATGEMYLVQKDVQLPGLLPLVLQRVHVSSYRSGRLFGPSWASTLDQRLEVDERGVCYAGPDGVILVYPHPPADGEVYAEAGARWPLARAADGGYMIRQPQSGRVLRFAPARGGTAELTAIEERADRIEFDRDPSGMPVAVRHSGGYQVDVRTSDGRVAELSLHDPASGGIPLVRYGYDDGHLVEVVNSSGRPLRFAYDHAGRITRWDDRNGEWYAYTYDHRGRCVRTEGSGDALAGTLEYDVDNRVTTETNSLGHVRRYHFNEFNQLVREIDPLGGETRFEWDRYHRLLAHHDQLGRTTRYRYDDRGSLTEVTRPDGTRALIEYNDQGLPVTAVDPDGSVWRYEYDDSGNRTLVVDPAGGVTRYGYDASGHLATITDHFGNVVRRETDRAGLLTALTDPGGGVTRYRRDQFGRVTVIEDPVGGETHLRWTVEGKLLSRTSPDGTTERWRYDGEGNEVERVDANGNVTRVEMTHFDAFASQTGPDGARFDFVYDSEMKLRAVRDPLGAEWRYEYDAAGRLVAETDFTGRTISYERDAAGQLVSRTNGAGETTVFVRDALGNIVERRSRDAVATFEYDPAGRLVRARNADADVRFERDAAGRVLAETINGHSTVFAYDALGRRTYRRTPSGAESFWNYGAGHRPASLRTGGRTFSFGFDAAGREIERLLDSGTALAQTWTPTHRLNSQTVTGVADRATGTMRHLYERRYHYRPDGVVRAVEDDIAGVRRYELDANGRVEQVGSADGHERYSYDAAGNIRTAEWPDTDVDGQGRRDYRGTLLVSAGRVRYGYDRQGRITLRQKKRLSAKPDTWHYAWNSEDRLTSVITPDGTRWRYLYDALGRRIAKLRLAADGVTVAERTDFFWDGSVLAEQISSDATAISWEHEPGGKRPLAQVERVFRGDGSQQWFDRAFYAIVTDLAGAPTELVDASGAVAWQGRRTLWGKAPENRAGTPLRFAGQYFDPETGMHYNFQRYYDPESGRYASNDPLGLEGGFNPQAYVPNPVTWIDPLGLTAADGCGPDTPDGDGDEYVPLYKAPQRGLGQQQYEHGYRADDYGGTGPWAAGAFFARDRELADTYAGHYGEGVIEIQVPASDYADRFEPFEQPYQGGPLTEVEIPASRVEELNQYPRKWHR from the coding sequence ATGACCGAGGGCAATCCGCTGGTGGCGGCGCCGGTGTCGACGACGACCGGGGTGACCGGGATCGGGATCCTGGAGTCGGCGCAGGACCTGTCCAACGGCATCAAGGACGGGTCGTGGGTCGAGGGCGGGCTGGGCGCGCTCGGCACCGGTCTCGAGGTGCTGTCGATGGTCATCGATCCGCTGGGCACGCTGGCGCAGTACGGGGTGGCGTGGCTGATCGAGCACGTGCGGCCGCTGAAGGAGGCGCTGGATTGGCTGGCGGGGGATCCGCCGGTGATCCAGTCGTTCGCCGACACCTGGGCGAACGTGGCGGCCGAGGTGGGCACGATCGCGGGCGATCTGGGCAACGAGGTGAACAACGGGACCGCGGGCTGGTCGGGTCAGGCGGCCGACACCTACCGGGGCGCGGGCGCGGAGCAGGCGGACGCGCTGGCGGGGGCGGCGGCGCTGGCCGACGGGATCTCCAGCGGTGTGATGATCATGGGCACGGTGGTCGGGTTCGTGCGCGAGATGGTGCGCGACATCGTGGCCGAGCTGGTCGGCAAGCTGATCACCTGGGCGCTGGAGGCGGCCTGCACCCTGGGCTTCGCCACCCCGCTGATCGCCGCGCAGGCGACCACGGCCATTTCCAGCGCCGTCACCCGCATCGCCGACTTCATCCGTAAGCTGGTCAAGACCATCGGCAACGTCTCGCCACGGATCAGCCGGATCATCTCCAAGCTGGACGAGATCATCCAGCAGCTGACCAAGATCGGCCGCAAGCTCGGCGGCGACGGCACCACCCCGTCGGCCGCGCACGGCGGCGGCGGGAAGGTCGACACGCCGGACCTGAACAGCCCGGACACCCCCGACAGCCCCGACGGCGTGGACGGCACCCCGGGCACCCCGGGCACCGGCCGCTCCGGCGACGGTTCCGGGAGCCCGCTCCGGCAGGACGCCGAAGACCCCGACCTCCGTTCCCAGGAACCGGTCGGGCGGTGCGGCCGCCGTGAGCCGATCGACATGGCGACCGGCGAGATGTACCTGGTGCAGAAGGACGTCCAGCTGCCCGGCCTCCTCCCGCTGGTGCTGCAGCGCGTGCACGTGTCGTCCTACCGGTCCGGCCGCCTCTTCGGCCCGTCCTGGGCGTCCACATTGGACCAGCGGCTGGAGGTCGACGAGCGCGGTGTGTGCTACGCGGGTCCCGACGGCGTGATCCTCGTGTACCCGCACCCGCCCGCGGACGGCGAGGTCTACGCGGAGGCGGGCGCCCGCTGGCCGCTGGCCCGGGCGGCCGATGGCGGGTACATGATCCGCCAGCCGCAGAGCGGCCGGGTGCTGCGGTTCGCGCCGGCTCGCGGCGGCACCGCCGAACTCACGGCGATCGAGGAACGCGCCGACCGGATCGAGTTCGACCGGGACCCGTCCGGGATGCCCGTCGCGGTCCGGCACTCCGGTGGATACCAGGTCGACGTGCGGACCTCCGACGGGCGGGTCGCGGAACTCAGCCTGCACGACCCGGCGTCCGGCGGAATTCCCCTCGTGCGGTACGGCTACGACGACGGCCACCTCGTCGAGGTCGTCAACTCGTCCGGCCGTCCGCTGCGGTTCGCCTACGACCACGCCGGCCGGATCACCCGCTGGGACGACCGCAACGGCGAGTGGTACGCCTACACCTACGACCACCGCGGTCGCTGCGTGCGCACCGAGGGCTCGGGCGACGCGCTCGCCGGCACGCTCGAGTACGACGTCGACAACCGGGTGACCACCGAGACCAACTCGCTGGGCCACGTGCGGCGGTACCACTTCAACGAGTTCAACCAGCTGGTACGGGAGATCGACCCGCTGGGCGGCGAGACGCGGTTCGAATGGGACCGATACCACCGGCTCCTCGCCCATCACGACCAGCTGGGCCGCACCACCCGCTACCGGTATGACGACCGGGGCAGCCTCACCGAGGTGACGCGCCCCGACGGCACGCGGGCGCTGATCGAGTACAACGACCAGGGCCTGCCCGTGACCGCGGTCGACCCCGACGGCTCGGTGTGGCGGTACGAGTACGACGACTCGGGCAACCGCACGCTCGTCGTGGACCCGGCGGGCGGGGTGACCAGGTACGGCTACGACGCGTCGGGGCACCTCGCGACGATCACCGACCACTTCGGCAACGTGGTCCGCCGGGAAACCGACCGCGCCGGTCTGCTCACCGCATTGACCGACCCCGGCGGCGGCGTCACGCGCTACCGGCGGGACCAGTTCGGCCGGGTGACCGTCATCGAGGACCCCGTCGGCGGCGAAACGCACCTCCGCTGGACGGTCGAGGGCAAGCTGCTGTCCCGCACGTCGCCGGACGGCACGACCGAGCGGTGGAGGTACGACGGCGAGGGCAACGAGGTCGAACGGGTCGACGCGAACGGCAACGTGACCCGCGTCGAGATGACGCACTTCGATGCCTTCGCTTCGCAGACGGGGCCGGACGGCGCCCGGTTCGACTTCGTCTACGACAGCGAGATGAAGCTTCGCGCGGTGCGCGACCCGCTCGGCGCGGAATGGCGGTACGAGTACGACGCGGCCGGCCGCCTGGTCGCCGAGACGGACTTCACCGGTCGCACGATCTCCTACGAGCGTGACGCGGCAGGGCAGCTCGTGTCCCGGACGAACGGTGCGGGCGAGACCACGGTCTTTGTGCGCGACGCCCTCGGCAACATCGTCGAGCGCCGGTCCCGGGATGCTGTCGCGACCTTCGAATACGATCCGGCGGGCCGCCTCGTCCGTGCCCGCAACGCGGACGCTGATGTCCGTTTCGAACGGGACGCCGCGGGGCGCGTGCTCGCCGAGACGATCAACGGCCACTCCACGGTTTTCGCCTACGACGCCCTGGGTCGCCGCACGTACCGGCGCACCCCCTCGGGTGCCGAGAGCTTCTGGAACTACGGCGCAGGCCACCGGCCCGCGTCGCTGCGCACCGGCGGGCGGACGTTCTCCTTCGGGTTCGACGCCGCGGGCCGCGAGATCGAGCGGTTGCTCGACAGCGGAACCGCGCTGGCCCAGACGTGGACGCCAACGCACCGGCTGAACTCCCAGACGGTGACCGGTGTCGCGGACCGCGCGACCGGAACCATGCGGCACCTGTACGAGCGCCGGTACCACTACCGGCCCGACGGTGTCGTCCGCGCGGTCGAAGACGACATCGCCGGCGTCCGGCGGTACGAGCTCGACGCCAACGGGCGGGTGGAACAGGTCGGCAGCGCGGACGGCCACGAGCGGTACTCCTACGACGCCGCGGGCAACATCCGGACCGCGGAGTGGCCGGACACCGACGTGGACGGCCAGGGTCGGCGGGACTACCGGGGCACGCTCCTGGTTTCGGCGGGTCGCGTGCGGTACGGCTACGACCGGCAGGGCCGGATCACGTTGCGGCAGAAGAAGCGGCTGTCGGCGAAACCCGACACGTGGCACTACGCCTGGAACTCCGAGGACCGGCTGACCTCGGTGATCACCCCGGACGGCACGCGGTGGCGCTACCTCTACGACGCGCTCGGCCGCCGCATCGCGAAGCTGCGGCTCGCCGCGGACGGCGTCACGGTCGCGGAACGGACCGACTTCTTCTGGGACGGGTCCGTTCTCGCCGAACAGATCAGCAGCGACGCCACCGCGATCTCGTGGGAGCACGAGCCGGGCGGTAAGCGTCCCCTGGCCCAGGTCGAGCGCGTGTTCCGGGGGGACGGCTCGCAACAGTGGTTCGACCGCGCCTTCTACGCGATCGTCACCGACCTGGCCGGCGCGCCGACCGAACTCGTCGACGCCTCCGGCGCCGTGGCGTGGCAGGGGCGCCGGACGCTGTGGGGCAAGGCGCCGGAGAACCGGGCAGGCACACCGCTGCGGTTCGCGGGTCAGTACTTCGACCCGGAAACCGGCATGCACTACAACTTCCAGCGCTACTACGACCCGGAATCGGGACGCTACGCCAGCAACGATCCGCTGGGACTCGAGGGCGGGTTCAACCCGCAGGCGTACGTCCCCAACCCGGTCACCTGGATCGACCCGCTGGGACTCACCGCCGCGGACGGGTGCGGCCCGGACACACCCGACGGCGACGGCGACGAGTACGTGCCGCTCTACAAGGCGCCGCAGCGCGGCCTCGGGCAGCAGCAGTACGAGCACGGCTACCGCGCGGACGACTACGGAGGGACGGGCCCGTGGGCGGCGGGAGCGTTCTTCGCGCGGGACCGCGAGCTCGCGGACACCTACGCGGGTCACTACGGTGAGGGCGTCATCGAGATCCAGGTCCCGGCCTCGGACTACGCGGACCGGTTCGAGCCGTTCGAACAGCCCTACCAGGGCGGGCCGCTGACCGAGGTCGAGATCCCCGCGTCTCGTGTAGAAGAACTGAACCAGTACCCGAGAAAGTGGCATCGATGA
- a CDS encoding helix-turn-helix transcriptional regulator, with the protein MTTAVRMSADEIRRAELAAFLRSRRERISPEQVGLPAGGRRRTPGLRREEVAQLAGVGVTWYTWLEQGRDIHASEQVLTAIARTLQLDQHERSHLFTLAGAPEPPMEKDCKVVTPQIRAILDQLEPFPAAVQNARTDILAYNRTYDWLMDVGSVPVEERNSMLLAFTNPRWRARLRDWEDGLPRSVAQFRASMAEHVAEPGWKALVKRLRRESPEFEAIWNQHDVQPMRNLTKCFVHPEAGLLSFDYTHLWFGRRSEVRLTTYTPADSETAAKLAAR; encoded by the coding sequence ATGACCACCGCCGTGCGCATGTCCGCCGACGAGATCCGCCGCGCCGAGCTGGCCGCGTTCCTGCGCAGCCGCCGGGAACGGATCTCGCCCGAGCAGGTCGGCCTGCCCGCGGGCGGCCGCCGCCGCACGCCCGGGCTGCGGCGCGAGGAGGTCGCCCAGCTCGCCGGGGTCGGGGTCACCTGGTACACGTGGCTGGAGCAGGGCCGCGACATCCACGCGTCCGAGCAGGTGCTCACCGCGATCGCGCGGACCCTGCAGCTCGACCAGCACGAGCGCAGCCACCTGTTCACCCTCGCCGGCGCGCCCGAGCCGCCGATGGAGAAGGACTGCAAGGTCGTCACACCGCAGATCCGGGCGATCCTCGACCAGCTGGAGCCGTTCCCCGCGGCGGTGCAGAACGCGCGCACCGACATCCTCGCCTACAACCGCACCTACGACTGGCTGATGGACGTCGGGAGCGTGCCGGTCGAGGAGCGCAACTCGATGCTGCTGGCCTTCACGAACCCGCGGTGGCGGGCGAGGCTGCGGGACTGGGAGGACGGCCTGCCGCGCTCGGTGGCGCAGTTCCGCGCGTCGATGGCCGAGCACGTCGCCGAGCCGGGCTGGAAGGCGCTGGTCAAACGCCTGCGTCGGGAGTCACCGGAGTTCGAGGCGATCTGGAACCAGCACGACGTCCAGCCGATGCGGAACCTCACGAAGTGCTTCGTGCACCCCGAGGCGGGCCTGCTGAGCTTCGACTACACGCACCTGTGGTTCGGCCGCCGCTCCGAGGTCCGCCTGACGACCTACACCCCCGCGGACAGCGAGACGGCCGCGAAGCTCGCGGCCCGCTGA
- a CDS encoding MFS transporter, translated as MTTTLAPAETRLALTRGGLATVLLGAALAPIDLYIVNVALPTINADLHTTAATLEWIVAGYGLAFALLLVVGGRLGDAFGHRRVFSLGLAAFTLTSLVCGLAPNAGVLVAARVVQGAAAALVVPQVLSIIQATTSGERRSRTIGYYGATGGISMVVGQLLGGVLVSADLAGGGWRPIFLVNVPIGLLGLVLARRLLPDTKANHPLGVDLRGTALLGLTLLALLVPLMEGHALGWPAWCWALLVAVPFAAAAFVTVERRLEARGATPLLPPSLARMPSMRRGLMVGVPFFAGFGGFLFVYALVLQDGLRLGPLASGLALAPMAVAFLVFSLLSSRFVARLGRHVIVLGTAVQVLGLLTLIGTVLLSWPDVTVLALVPGMLVTGAGQGLAGPTLFRVVLSRVPADSAGAGSGMLTTTQQSALALGVATMGTLYVALAGTWGAQDALLLVTGLQATVMAVVAVAARRLPDPRG; from the coding sequence ATGACCACAACCCTGGCGCCGGCCGAGACCCGGCTGGCACTCACCCGCGGTGGGCTCGCCACCGTGCTCCTGGGGGCGGCGCTGGCGCCCATCGACCTGTACATCGTCAACGTCGCGCTGCCCACCATCAATGCCGACCTGCACACCACTGCCGCCACGCTGGAGTGGATCGTCGCCGGTTACGGCCTCGCGTTCGCGCTGCTGCTGGTCGTCGGCGGGCGGCTGGGCGACGCGTTCGGCCACCGCCGCGTGTTCTCCCTCGGCCTGGCCGCGTTCACCCTGACCTCGCTGGTCTGCGGGCTCGCCCCGAACGCGGGCGTGCTGGTCGCGGCCCGCGTCGTCCAGGGCGCGGCGGCCGCGCTGGTGGTGCCGCAGGTGCTCTCGATCATCCAGGCCACCACCTCCGGCGAGCGGCGCTCCCGCACCATCGGCTACTACGGCGCCACCGGCGGCATCTCGATGGTCGTCGGCCAGCTCCTCGGCGGGGTCCTCGTGTCGGCCGACCTGGCGGGCGGCGGCTGGCGGCCGATCTTCCTGGTCAACGTGCCGATCGGGCTGCTCGGCCTGGTGCTGGCCCGTCGTCTGCTGCCGGACACCAAGGCGAACCACCCGCTCGGCGTGGACCTCCGGGGCACCGCCCTGCTCGGCCTGACCCTGCTCGCGCTGCTCGTGCCACTGATGGAGGGCCACGCGCTCGGCTGGCCGGCGTGGTGCTGGGCGCTGCTCGTCGCCGTCCCGTTCGCCGCGGCCGCGTTCGTCACCGTGGAACGCCGGCTCGAAGCGCGAGGCGCGACCCCGCTGCTGCCGCCGTCGCTGGCGCGGATGCCGAGCATGCGCCGCGGGCTGATGGTCGGCGTGCCGTTCTTCGCCGGGTTCGGCGGGTTCCTGTTCGTCTACGCGCTCGTGCTGCAGGACGGCCTGCGTCTCGGCCCGCTCGCGTCGGGTCTCGCGCTCGCCCCGATGGCCGTCGCGTTCCTCGTGTTCTCGCTGCTCAGCAGCCGGTTCGTGGCCCGGCTCGGGCGTCACGTCATCGTGCTCGGCACGGCCGTGCAGGTGCTCGGGCTGCTCACCCTCATCGGCACCGTGCTGCTGTCCTGGCCGGACGTCACGGTCCTCGCCCTCGTCCCCGGCATGCTGGTGACGGGCGCCGGGCAGGGGCTGGCCGGGCCGACGCTCTTCCGGGTCGTCCTGTCGCGGGTCCCGGCGGACAGCGCGGGCGCGGGCAGCGGCATGCTCACCACGACCCAGCAGAGCGCGCTCGCGCTGGGCGTCGCGACCATGGGCACCCTGTACGTCGCGCTGGCGGGCACTTGGGGCGCGCAGGACGCGTTGCTGCTGGTCACCGGCCTGCAGGCGACCGTGATGGCCGTCGTCGCGGTCGCCGCGCGGCGCTTGCCGGACCCGCGCGGCTGA
- a CDS encoding RNA polymerase sigma factor: protein MSEPRVRPDPAFALLDLYETALPEVYGYLLARCGDRGVAEELTSETFLGAVSACRNPGAPPVSTPWLIGVARHKLIDHWRWREREERGLRVVHESEAGSVDPWDAELDALLAREVLESLGAHHRAALTLRYLDGLPVPEVARLLGRTVHATEALLVRARSAFRAAYREKEVRDD, encoded by the coding sequence GTGAGCGAACCGCGGGTACGACCGGACCCGGCCTTCGCGCTGCTCGACCTCTACGAGACGGCGCTGCCGGAGGTGTACGGCTACCTGCTCGCGCGCTGCGGTGACCGGGGCGTGGCCGAGGAGCTGACCTCGGAGACGTTCCTCGGCGCCGTCAGCGCGTGCCGGAACCCGGGGGCGCCCCCGGTGAGCACGCCGTGGCTCATCGGGGTGGCCCGGCACAAGCTGATCGACCACTGGCGGTGGCGGGAGCGTGAGGAACGCGGGCTGCGCGTGGTGCACGAATCCGAGGCCGGTTCGGTGGACCCGTGGGACGCCGAACTGGACGCCCTGCTGGCCCGCGAGGTGCTCGAGTCGCTGGGCGCGCACCACCGGGCCGCGCTGACGCTGCGGTACCTGGACGGTCTGCCGGTGCCGGAGGTCGCCCGCCTGCTGGGCCGGACCGTGCACGCCACCGAAGCACTGCTGGTCCGGGCGCGATCCGCGTTCCGGGCCGCCTACCGGGAGAAGGAGGTGCGTGATGACTGA
- a CDS encoding VOC family protein: MTDPFDALRTPVQPVAPDPRFAAELRERLRRAVLNGGEMTSTEAPARAELHSLTPYLAVSDARRALDFYVQAFGAQRRGDPIVMADGRIGHAELAIGDSVLMLAEEFPEIGHQTATGGASIRIELSDVDAAVARAVELGAQVLDPVSDRGHGRSGSIRDPFGQRWLLAQAPVRASGQDTARHGQAMYFTFQVPDDEAAKAFYGSVLGWQFSRGSVEGAWRFQGPGLEGGLWGGPRQVGWKLMYAVDDVHAAVERVRAAGGQVTEVDRKPYGLTADCIDNQGIEFWLWQP; encoded by the coding sequence ATGACTGACCCGTTCGACGCACTCCGCACCCCGGTCCAGCCGGTCGCCCCCGATCCGCGGTTCGCCGCCGAGCTGCGCGAGCGCCTGCGTCGCGCTGTGTTGAACGGAGGAGAGATGACCAGCACGGAAGCACCCGCACGGGCGGAACTGCACTCGCTGACCCCGTACCTCGCCGTGTCCGACGCGCGGCGGGCTCTGGACTTCTACGTCCAAGCCTTCGGCGCGCAACGCCGCGGCGACCCCATCGTCATGGCGGACGGCCGCATCGGGCACGCCGAACTGGCGATCGGCGACAGCGTCCTGATGCTGGCCGAGGAGTTCCCGGAGATCGGGCACCAGACGGCCACGGGCGGGGCGAGCATCCGGATCGAGCTGTCCGATGTGGACGCCGCGGTGGCGCGCGCCGTCGAGCTGGGCGCGCAGGTGCTCGACCCGGTGTCCGACCGCGGGCACGGCCGGTCCGGCTCGATCCGCGACCCGTTCGGCCAGCGGTGGCTGCTGGCCCAGGCGCCGGTCCGGGCCAGCGGTCAGGACACCGCGCGACACGGCCAGGCCATGTACTTCACCTTCCAGGTCCCCGACGACGAGGCCGCGAAGGCGTTCTACGGCAGCGTGCTCGGCTGGCAGTTCTCCCGGGGATCCGTCGAAGGCGCCTGGCGTTTCCAGGGGCCTGGCCTGGAAGGCGGCCTGTGGGGCGGGCCGCGGCAGGTCGGCTGGAAGCTGATGTACGCGGTCGACGACGTGCACGCCGCGGTGGAGCGTGTCCGCGCGGCCGGCGGTCAGGTGACCGAAGTGGACCGCAAACCGTACGGCCTCACCGCCGACTGCATCGACAACCAGGGCATCGAGTTCTGGCTCTGGCAGCCGTGA